The DNA region TGGTTCGGAATGTTGGATTTGGTATTTTAGCATTGGGCTTTGTGCTTACATGTTGTCAGCCGGTACGATCGCAAATCAGTTTTAGCAATCAGGCTGAAGTACCCAAAAAAGCATTTGCAAAAATTCAGTTTGATTCTAGTACGTATCATTTTGGTGAATTGGTACAAGGACAAATTCTGGATAAGGAGATCTGGTTTACTAACACCGGAACCAGCGATTTACAAATAGAATTGATCACCGCATGTGAATGCACCACCCTGGATTGGACCCGTTTACCGGTTGCTCCTGGAGCCCGCTCAAAAATTAAAATCCGTTACAACAGCAAAGACAAAGAC from Saprospiraceae bacterium includes:
- a CDS encoding DUF1573 domain-containing protein, which produces MNTMSLVRNVGFGILALGFVLTCCQPVRSQISFSNQAEVPKKAFAKIQFDSSTYHFGELVQGQILDKEIWFTNTGTSDLQIELITACECTTLDWTRLPVAPGARSKIKIRYNSKDKDGPQIVDVEVIANTEPASSYTKFKLEVKK